A stretch of the Shinella zoogloeoides genome encodes the following:
- a CDS encoding type II toxin-antitoxin system VapC family toxin, which produces MIFLDTNVVSESLKKAPKEAVIAWLTRFDAELALPTVTIAEIAFGIQKIRSDQRADRLEQGLRAWRHRFADRIFGLTEEAALAYGEIMGDAARKGRGMSAPDGMIAAIARVNGARLATRNLKDFETTGLDLISPWEF; this is translated from the coding sequence TTGATCTTCCTCGATACCAACGTCGTTTCCGAGAGCTTGAAAAAGGCGCCGAAGGAGGCGGTCATCGCATGGCTGACGCGGTTTGACGCGGAACTGGCGCTGCCGACGGTAACGATAGCGGAGATCGCCTTCGGGATTCAGAAGATCAGGTCGGATCAGCGCGCCGACCGGCTGGAACAGGGACTGCGCGCGTGGCGCCATCGTTTCGCGGACCGCATTTTCGGGCTGACCGAGGAAGCCGCGCTGGCCTATGGCGAGATCATGGGTGACGCTGCTCGCAAGGGACGAGGCATGTCGGCTCCCGATGGCATGATCGCGGCGATTGCCCGGGTGAACGGCGCCCGCCTGGCTACCCGCAATCTCAAGGATTTCGAGACGACAGGCCTCGATCTCATTTCGCCGTGGGAGTTCTGA
- a CDS encoding type II toxin-antitoxin system VapB family antitoxin, producing MAAPQLSVRSSKARDLAHRLARRENRSIAEVVERALEAYEVREAGREPASSFYSRLSAQQGVDIDLEAVIREGRHPHRGIEL from the coding sequence ATGGCCGCCCCCCAACTTTCTGTCCGCAGCTCCAAGGCGCGCGATCTGGCGCACAGGCTTGCCCGCCGGGAAAACCGCTCGATTGCCGAAGTGGTCGAGCGCGCGCTTGAAGCCTATGAGGTTCGTGAAGCAGGACGTGAGCCGGCTTCGAGTTTCTATTCCCGCTTGAGTGCGCAGCAAGGGGTCGATATCGACCTGGAGGCCGTCATTCGTGAGGGCCGGCATCCGCATCGAGGCATCGAGCTTTGA
- a CDS encoding metallophosphoesterase, producing MREQHTFAIGDIHGRADLLDTLLKAIDEQAVDAGVSYRIVFLGDVIDRGPRSQEAMDIVAATLDRIPGSRLILGNHDWFPIRILDELTGDKQEMALAFWIHNLRGGATLMSYGLDPDDFSVADLATKLPARHLDLLRGAASHVELAHHILVHAGLAPGVPLSQQSAYDLMWIRGPFLTSTESFGKMVIHGHTVTESGQCEIAVNRICIDTGAYRTGRLSAAWIHPDGEVSYLQTDPQKPGYAGIVSPRYL from the coding sequence TTGCGCGAACAGCATACATTCGCGATCGGCGACATACACGGACGCGCCGATCTCCTTGACACGCTCCTTAAGGCCATCGACGAGCAGGCCGTCGACGCAGGTGTCAGCTACAGGATCGTCTTCCTCGGCGATGTCATCGATCGCGGGCCGCGCAGCCAGGAGGCAATGGACATCGTCGCAGCCACCCTCGACCGGATACCCGGCTCCCGCCTGATCCTCGGAAATCACGACTGGTTTCCGATCCGCATTCTCGATGAGCTGACCGGCGACAAGCAGGAGATGGCGCTGGCGTTCTGGATACACAACCTGCGCGGCGGCGCGACGCTCATGTCCTATGGGCTCGACCCCGACGATTTCTCGGTAGCCGATCTCGCGACGAAACTACCGGCCCGGCACCTCGACCTGCTGCGCGGCGCGGCAAGCCATGTCGAGCTTGCGCATCACATCCTCGTTCATGCCGGTCTCGCACCGGGCGTACCCCTGTCGCAGCAATCGGCGTATGATCTGATGTGGATCCGGGGACCCTTCCTCACGTCGACGGAGAGTTTTGGAAAAATGGTCATCCACGGCCATACCGTCACCGAAAGCGGGCAATGCGAGATCGCGGTGAACCGCATCTGCATCGACACGGGGGCCTATCGCACCGGCCGCCTGTCCGCGGCCTGGATTCATCCGGATGGAGAGGTTTCGTACCTGCAGACGGACCCGCAGAAGCCTGGATATGCGGGGATCGTGTCACCTCGTTATCTCTGA